TCAGTTGGAAATAGCTCAATGAGACTCTCCATTGAAAATCTCATGAAAAATGGAAGATGCTTGATTATTTTTTCCACTTCTGATCGCCCATCGTATATGATGGTTGGACCCCATTCCCTCATATACTGCAACCATGGTGGTTCTGCAACAACTCCCTCTCCAAGGTACTCAGCAGCTACAATTTTATATTTGCTGCTAGAGTCCACATAGTATTTGCTACGGGCACAATCATTTCTCAGTCCGACCCCGAGTTTAGAAGAGCCTTGAAGATAGCAGCCAGAATGTGGGAAACTTGCGTGGCCATGTCTTGATGCATATACAATCGACTTGTTACCCTCAATGAACTCCAAGTTGCAGGCATCTACCCATTCACCACCACTATGCTCCGAGAAATACACGCCCCAAAGCTCACCAGAAAAGTTGCTGACACGGAGTGTATAGTGCTCCCAATCGCCAACATGCTCTCCGACTTTATTCAAAGCAAAACTCAACAATCCAATTTTGACGGTAGCCGGTCCATTGAAAGGACAGAATATCCACATTGCAATATCTGTGAAGGTTCCTCCTAAAGATGGTTTAACATGAACATAGAGCTCTGCACTCTCAATATTCCCACATTTGACGCTGGTTCTATTTGCATCATCCTTATTTGGTAAATCGAGCCAATATTGACCATCGTTTACCCCTCCGGCAGGCAAGTTTGAGCCTTTTGAGTTGATGACTGTACCATTATTCTTTCCATCTTTGTAAAGGAGAGCTCCATTCATGAAGAACCATGGAACTGAGGAAGGCAAATAAATCTCATCTGGATGGAGATACATTGTTGGTCCATAGTGCTTGATGAGGGCATGGATCTGCTCAAGATTGGGCATTGCGTGTTGAGAAGAGTCGAGATTTTTCAAGCATGCAATATCAAGTTCATCTCCAGGACTGAAGCTTGTACTACTGAAGAACGTCCCAACAGACACTCCTGCACAAAGCATGCCCCTATTGCAGGGTCTAGTTTTCCAAACTTGAAATTGGTTCCTTTGGAAAAGGGAATCTGAACTAAACATCATTTCAGAGGCCTCACAATTTTCCGTCAGGTCAGCTCGGACACATCTAACTTCATCAGAATCAGGTTCATTAGGCTCAACAGAAGCCAAAAATCCTATAGATTTATAACCAACTGGTGCATTTGGCATCCAAATATAACCACTTCCATTGTATTGGGAGTCTGA
This Solanum dulcamara chromosome 1, daSolDulc1.2, whole genome shotgun sequence DNA region includes the following protein-coding sequences:
- the LOC129903387 gene encoding hypothetical protein At1g04090-like; this encodes MLGRECWCWNNLSDYYPAVEPQKFSLPLPLPKWPQGKGFGTGRICLGEIEVVQITKFKKIWGCSASFGKSDCVSFYKPDGIPKGYYILGHYGQPDGEHITGYILAAKDISAVKDSALKLPALQKPLNYTLIWSSDSQYNGSGYIWMPNAPVGYKSIGFLASVEPNEPDSDEVRCVRADLTENCEASEMMFSSDSLFQRNQFQVWKTRPCNRGMLCAGVSVGTFFSSTSFSPGDELDIACLKNLDSSQHAMPNLEQIHALIKHYGPTMYLHPDEIYLPSSVPWFFMNGALLYKDGKNNGTVINSKGSNLPAGGVNDGQYWLDLPNKDDANRTSVKCGNIESAELYVHVKPSLGGTFTDIAMWIFCPFNGPATVKIGLLSFALNKVGEHVGDWEHYTLRVSNFSGELWGVYFSEHSGGEWVDACNLEFIEGNKSIVYASRHGHASFPHSGCYLQGSSKLGVGLRNDCARSKYYVDSSSKYKIVAAEYLGEGVVAEPPWLQYMREWGPTIIYDGRSEVEKIIKHLPFFMRFSMESLIELFPTELYGEAGPTGPKEKDNWLGDERW